CTAGCCGGTTTATCTTTAGCTGCAATTATTCATGAGGTGCAAGTTTTAGAAGAATTATGCCAAAGTTTGGATGTTAGCTTTTTTAATATTGGCTATGCTAGTAGTCCTGAGACGATAGACATCATTCCTGAACTGAATAAAAATACATCTGTAATTTACTGCTCTAGTAAAATTGGTAGTAAATTGAAGAACGCAACTAAATCAGCACAAGCTATTAAACGCATTTCTGAGGAAAGCGATAATGGCTTTGGTAATTTTCGCTTTTGTGCCTGGGCTAACTGTCCTCCAAATATTCCATTTTTTCCTACATCTTATCACGTTGGTGCAATATCTTTCACTATTGGTTTAGAGCTTGGTGAGTTCGTAATGCAGGTATTTTCCCAAGCTCAAGATTTAGAAGATGCTGAAAGTAAGCTGCAAAATATTTTAACGTTAGAAGTTGGTAAAGTAGTAGCGATCGCTGAACAAATATCCACTCAATATGACATTAAATTTCATGGTGTAGATACCTCGCTAACGCCATCGCTAGATCAAGAAAACAGTATTGCTTTTGCCTATGAAAAATTGCTAAATGGTAAGTTCGGTAATCCTGGAACTCTGGCAATTTCTGGAATGTTAACGCGGGTGTTGAAAAACGTATCAAATAAAAATTGTGGCTATTCTGGACTGATGTTGCCAGTATGTGAAGATATTGGTTTAGCAACAAGAGCTAATGAGCAGACTTATGATATTACTAACCTATTATTATATTCAGCCGTGTGTGGTTGTGGATTAGATACTGTACCAATTCCCGGCGATATCAAAATCGAAAAGATTACCGCAATTTTAAACGATATGGCAACATTAGCCTTTAAACTCAATAAACCCCTATCAGCCAGATTATTTCCCATTCCTCATAAAAATGCTGGGGAAATGACATCATTTAATTCGCCTTATTTAGTAGATTGTCAAATATTTTCAGTTAATTAAATAATATCTGTTGTCATTTGGATCTAATGTTGTTCTTTTATTGATACGCTGATCCACAGCATTTGCAATGCTTAAGAAGCAAATGATTGTAGTGCTTACAAAAAAGTATATAAAAAATTTATAACTTTTTCTCTTTATGGCTATATTTCTAAAAATTAAATATTTTTGACAATTCATTTATTTTCAGAAAAATAAGTATTCATGTTATCTTATAGTGTAGTATTTAAAAGCTAGGTATAAATTAAATTAAGAAAAGTTAAATTTATATTAAGACATCTCTTACTCATATGCAGCAAGAAATTGATCAATACGAAAAGCTGTTTCAAGTTTTAGATCGAGTAGTCATACTCAGTAAACAACAGCAGGAAAATGTTCGTAAATTTTTCAAGTACCGGGAGTTCTCAAAAGACTATCAACTCCTGAAGCAAGGTGAAATATCAAACTATTTGTATTTTCTGGTTAAAGGGGTAGTTCGGCAATTTTACTGTGTTGAAGACAAGGAGATCACGTCAAGATTTGCATTTGAAGATGATTTTATTTACTCACCTCATAGCTTTATTTTGAGAAAACCAAGTAAAGAAAGTATTAAATCAGTTTCAAATTGCCAGTTTTTTGTGACAACTTATGAGGGGTTGCAATATCTTTACGACAACGATCCTGCATGGAATAAGATTGGACGATTATTGATAGAACATTATTATATTGAGTTAGCAGAATGGGCTTTTCTAATGAAAACTCAAACCGCTTTTGAACGATATGAGGATCTCGTTCAGAGACACCCTGATATTCTTGATCGCGTCAAGCTAGGACATCTTGCCTCCTATTTGGGAATAACCCAAGAAACCCTCAGTCGTATCCGCGCCAGATATCGAAATCAGCAACGCCGCCGTCATCTAGCCCAGGAAATTTGATATTGATCAAATTTGACTTATATCAAAAAAAGCTCCTGTTGCTTACCTGTGGAGTCACCGTAAGATGCAGTTGTCGAAAACAAAGAACGCACCGCGAGGTAACAATCATGGGATTCAAATATATCAACGAACTAGCAACTCCTGAAAATGTTGATAAACTGCTGTCTTTAGTTGACATGGTTGCTGGGGGGAGAGTTGACACGCAGAACATCTTCGATATTGAGGATGCTTTGACTGATAGTGAGCAAATGAAAAGATGTTTGCAGGTTGTCCGTCAAAATCCAGACTCAGCACAATTAGTTGATGAGCGTTATATGGGCCCAGAGTTTGATCTGGAAACTTTGCTGAAGCTGCCGGAAGGCTCATTGGGTTGGACTTATGCTCGTGTTCTCAGTGCCATGAACTATGATCCACGGTTCTATCGCCTCCGAAAAATTGAATCAGATGTCGATTACATTACCCATCGCGTTCGCAAAACTCATGATCTGCATCATATTTTGACGGGCTTTAGCTTTGATGACTACGGTGAACTGGGAGTGATTTCAGTGACGGTTGGGCAAATTAGCTATCCCGCGTTCACGTTCATTGATTTGGTTGGTTCGTTGCTAGCGTTCATGGCTAATCAGGCACGGGAAGGCATCGATTCTCCTCTGAGATATAATTTTGACCTAGTTTCTCAAGGCATCGGCATTGCACGGCAAGCAAAACCCTTGTTTCCGGTGAAGTTTGAAGAAGGACTGGAACGTCCTATAGACGAGTGGCGTGCCGAATTAAACATTGTGCCAGTGACCGAAGGACTCTGGAGTTGGTATAGCCGTCCTTATCTGCGGGATGCGATCGCCCTCCCAGTGCAGCGCCCATTGGTCGACTGTTGAGGACATCATCTCCCGTTGATCAGGCTTTGAAGGGTATCCAACAGGCTCAGATGCCCTTCAAGTTTGACGCAATTCTGATAAATCGATTGGAGACATAAATTGTATGATTGGCAATCAATTGGTAAATTGCGCTGTGCTATCACCAGATGAACTAGAGCGCGCGATCGCAAGACTAAATCATTGGAAGATTGTAGACGGTAAACTCTACCGCCACTTTGAATTCACCTCATTTATCGCAGCATTTGGCTTTATGACTCGCGTTGCACTGATTGCAGAAACCCAAGGCCATCATCCAGAGTGGTTCAATGTTTATAACCAGGTTACAGTTCAACTGACAACACACGATGCAGGTGGAATTACCATGAATGATGTTAATCTTGCCCAAAGCATTGATACGTTAACCTGAGTTCGGGATAAGAAAAGGGACAGGTAGTAAGCCCAAAAGTAACGAAAAATCCAGCAACCTGTCCTATGTATAGTTTAGAAGCTTTGTTCTTTGAGCCTTTGTTCTACCCTTTAGGCAAAAGGTTTAGTTTGATTTTAGCAAGAAAGGAAAAAACCGAAGGAATAATATTTCTTTCGGTTATTAGCCCTTATTAATTAGTGAATTAAGAGGTAGTAGTTGTTACTTACTACCTTTAATCAGTCAACAAACTAGGAGAAGTCAGTACAAAAACATCTCTAATTCCTTGAGCTTCAGTTTGTGGTTTTATGGGCGTAGTAAAGTGATAAAAGTCGTGATCATTAACTAATAATAACTCCCCAGGATGAAGGATTTTACTAAATACAGGCTTCTCTTTTTTGGCAGTATATAAGTGTGTCTCTCCACCTTGAATATTATCCCTATCTACAGAAAAGATACCGATAAAATCAGTACCATCTTGATGGATACCTTCAGGTGCAGGATTGCCAAAATTGTCTGGAGAACAAGTAGTTCTAATTTGATGTACTCCAATTTCTGCTTCTGGATGGAGTTTACAAGAATCGCTAAATGCTAGTACTAAATTTCTAAAGCTATTGAGTTTTATAAGTGCATCATCTAATTCTGCAAACTCTCTTTTAATATCTCCCAATAATGGATTGTAATCTTTACTTTGCAATAGATAACCATGAGGTAGTTTAATCAACTGATCCTCTGCAACTATAAACCGAGATAATCTTCTCGAACGATACTTGCCTTTAATATAGGGATCAACTGGTAAATTGTTAAAAAATGGCTTGAAATCTACTGTCTGAATTGAATTTACCTTTCTGAGTGTGAACAAAAAGGCATATTCTAACTCCGTCATTCCCCCGACTATTTGCATAGGATATTTCTCCTTGCAGGTTGCAACCCTCTCCATTTTTCTCTGTGGGAGGCTTATAACACCGAGTATATGCGTCTTTTTATTAAAATGTCGTCAATTTAACTACAAAAATTGACAAATTGTGATAAAGGCATGACAAAACTTTATTGACGGGATTTATTTGGTTCGCGCTTGGGTGTATAGTGTCTTAGTCATTAGTCATTAGTCATTAGTCATTAGTCATTAGTCCATAGTTATTCTCCTCTGCTTCCTTGTCTTCTCCCTCATCTCCCCCCACTTCCTCATCTCCCCCTACTCCCAACTCCCAACTCCCCACTCCCTCAAAAAATGATTGATTGGCTATACCGTTACCCATCCCTATACCCTGGTGTTCTGCTGAAGCGCTACAAGCGCTTTTTTGCTGATGTGCAATTGGCTTCTGGTGAAGTCGTGACAGCACATTGTCCTAATACGGGGCCGATGACTGGAGTATCAACTGTTGGTAGTGCGGTACAACTTTCTAAAAGTGCTAATCCGAAGCGCAAATTGGCTTATACTTTGGAACTGATTCAAGTTCACGATAATGAACCGACTTGGGTGGGGGTGAATACAGCTTTACCTAATCAGATAGTCAAGTTGGCTTTGGCAAAATACTTGTTTCCAGAATTGGGTAATTATAACCACATTAAAGGCGAGGTAGTTTACGGAGCGGATAAGAAAAGTCGAGTAGATTTCTTCTTGACAGGGAATGATATAGAACGCCCAATTTATTTAGAAGTGAAAAATACGACTTGGGCAAATGGTACTTTGGCCTTATTTCCTGATACGGAAACCACAAGAGGACAAAAGCATCTGCGCGAATTAATGGCACTATTGCCGCAAATGCGGGCGGTGATGTTGTATTTTATCAATCGAGGCGATTGTACAGAGTTTGCCCCTGGTGATAGTACAGATCCTATATATGGTAAGTTGTTACGAGAAGCGATCGCATTAGGTTTAGAAGTCCTACCTTGCCGTTTTGATGTTACCCCTGAAGGTATTCGTTATTTAGGTTTAGCAAAGTTGGCAATTTAATTAGGGGATAGGTAACAGGGAATTGGAGAGATGACTAATTACTTTCGGTCTAATGTTGAAGCAATGGCTAGTTATGTACCCGGTGAACAGCCACCACGGGGTACACAGGTAATTAAACTCAACAGTAATGAAAACCCTTACCCGCCTTCGTCTGCGGCGTTAGCAGCACTAAAAGATATTGATGGCGAATGGTTGCGGCGATATCCAGAACCATATGCAGGGGAGTTTAGACAAGCTGCAAGTAAAGTTTTAGGTGTTCCTAGTGATTGGATTATTGTTGGTAATGGTAGTGATGAAATCTTAAGTATAGTCATTCGCGCCTGCGCTGAACCGGGACGGAAGGTGGTTTATCCCATGCCTACCTATGTGCTATATCGTACATTAACCGAGATGCAGGCGGCGGATATTTTAGAAATTCCCTACAAAGAAGACAATGTTTTGCCTGTGGCGGAATTGCTGGCGGCTGATGGTTGTGTGACATTTATTGCCTCACCCAATAGTCCTTCTGGCCATGTTGTTCCCAGTGAAGACTTACGCAAATTAGCTAG
Above is a genomic segment from Nostoc sp. MS1 containing:
- a CDS encoding DUF711 family protein translates to MEGRTMKIRTITTGISLDSPKETAKIKMAANFNKKAQMIFAEQGYEVQTTRISTNTWEEYLAGLSLAAIIHEVQVLEELCQSLDVSFFNIGYASSPETIDIIPELNKNTSVIYCSSKIGSKLKNATKSAQAIKRISEESDNGFGNFRFCAWANCPPNIPFFPTSYHVGAISFTIGLELGEFVMQVFSQAQDLEDAESKLQNILTLEVGKVVAIAEQISTQYDIKFHGVDTSLTPSLDQENSIAFAYEKLLNGKFGNPGTLAISGMLTRVLKNVSNKNCGYSGLMLPVCEDIGLATRANEQTYDITNLLLYSAVCGCGLDTVPIPGDIKIEKITAILNDMATLAFKLNKPLSARLFPIPHKNAGEMTSFNSPYLVDCQIFSVN
- a CDS encoding Crp/Fnr family transcriptional regulator; this encodes MQQEIDQYEKLFQVLDRVVILSKQQQENVRKFFKYREFSKDYQLLKQGEISNYLYFLVKGVVRQFYCVEDKEITSRFAFEDDFIYSPHSFILRKPSKESIKSVSNCQFFVTTYEGLQYLYDNDPAWNKIGRLLIEHYYIELAEWAFLMKTQTAFERYEDLVQRHPDILDRVKLGHLASYLGITQETLSRIRARYRNQQRRRHLAQEI
- a CDS encoding Coq4 family protein, which codes for MGFKYINELATPENVDKLLSLVDMVAGGRVDTQNIFDIEDALTDSEQMKRCLQVVRQNPDSAQLVDERYMGPEFDLETLLKLPEGSLGWTYARVLSAMNYDPRFYRLRKIESDVDYITHRVRKTHDLHHILTGFSFDDYGELGVISVTVGQISYPAFTFIDLVGSLLAFMANQAREGIDSPLRYNFDLVSQGIGIARQAKPLFPVKFEEGLERPIDEWRAELNIVPVTEGLWSWYSRPYLRDAIALPVQRPLVDC
- a CDS encoding 4a-hydroxytetrahydrobiopterin dehydratase, translated to MVNCAVLSPDELERAIARLNHWKIVDGKLYRHFEFTSFIAAFGFMTRVALIAETQGHHPEWFNVYNQVTVQLTTHDAGGITMNDVNLAQSIDTLT
- a CDS encoding 2OG-Fe dioxygenase family protein translates to MQIVGGMTELEYAFLFTLRKVNSIQTVDFKPFFNNLPVDPYIKGKYRSRRLSRFIVAEDQLIKLPHGYLLQSKDYNPLLGDIKREFAELDDALIKLNSFRNLVLAFSDSCKLHPEAEIGVHQIRTTCSPDNFGNPAPEGIHQDGTDFIGIFSVDRDNIQGGETHLYTAKKEKPVFSKILHPGELLLVNDHDFYHFTTPIKPQTEAQGIRDVFVLTSPSLLTD
- the sfsA gene encoding DNA/RNA nuclease SfsA, giving the protein MIDWLYRYPSLYPGVLLKRYKRFFADVQLASGEVVTAHCPNTGPMTGVSTVGSAVQLSKSANPKRKLAYTLELIQVHDNEPTWVGVNTALPNQIVKLALAKYLFPELGNYNHIKGEVVYGADKKSRVDFFLTGNDIERPIYLEVKNTTWANGTLALFPDTETTRGQKHLRELMALLPQMRAVMLYFINRGDCTEFAPGDSTDPIYGKLLREAIALGLEVLPCRFDVTPEGIRYLGLAKLAI